GGAAATGGATGCCGTGTTTGCGCTGCTGAAGAACGTCAACACGATCGCCGAAGAAACGAACCTGCTGGCGCTCAACGCCGCCATCGAAGCGGCGCGTGCGGGTGAATCCGGCCGCGGCTTCGCGGTGGTCGCCGGCGAAATCCGCAACCTCGCCCAGCACAGCAACCAGTTCAACGAGAAGATCGGCACCCACGTGGAGCGCTCGCGCACCGCCATGGAACAGCTGCGCGAACTGGTCGGCCACATGGCCTCGCAGGACATGAACGTGGCGCTGTCGGCCAAGGGCGACATCGACCAGATGATGTCGACGATCACCGAGTCCAACCAGCGCACCAGCGCCGCGGCGGACGAGGCGGCCACCATCAATCGCGGCCTCGGCAACGACGTGTCCACCACCATCCGTTCGCTGCAGTTCGAGGACATCCTCAGCCAGCTGCTGCACCAGACGCGTTCGCGCCTGGTCGAGCTGCAGGAGATCACCGCCGACTGCACGCGCGACATCGAAGAGCTCGCCTGCGCGCCGTCCGATCCGTCCGAGCTCGGCGGCCGCGCCCAGCGTGTGCGTGCCCGCCTTGCCGAGCAGCGTGAACGTGCCCGCCTGCGTGCCCGCGGCCCCGCCCTCCAGCAGTCGATGGCTGCCGGCGACATCGACCTGTTCTGAGGAAGACACCCATGTCCATCAACGTTCACAACGATGCCGAGCACGGCTGCCTCACCCTCCACCTGGGCGACCGCTTCGATTTCTCGATCCACCGTGCCTTCCACGATGCCTGCCTGGGCGACGTGCTGGCGGCACGGAGTTATGTGCTCGACCTGGAACAGGTGACCAGCATGGACAGTTCCGCGCTGGGCATGCTGATGCTGCTGCGCGAGCATGCCGGCGGCGATCGTGCGGAGATCCGTATCGTGAATGCCGGGGCGGATTTGCGGAATACGTTGCGTATTGCGGGGTTCGATAAGTTGTTTACCGTGCATTGAGCGGTTTTTTCAGGTTTTGAAACACGCCCCGGTATCGGGGCGTTTTTTTTGGGCTGGTGGGGCGGGCTCGGCTTTGCCATCGCGTTGGCGGGCTCGGCTTTGCCATCGCACTGGCCGGCTCGGCTACGCCATCGCGTGCGGTTGTAGGAGCCGACGATGTCGGCGAACCCTTGCCATTCATTGGGCAAGCGAAGCCTTGCGCCCGTCAAAGCCCGCTTCGTTTTTCGCTCGGAACGCCAGCACGTATGCGATGCATGGCCTCTTTCGCCATAGCCACGTTTAGGGTTCGCGCACGCGCGTGCGCTCCTACCAACCACGTCAGGGAAATGACGTGGATTTTTTGGCGTTTTGAATGCCTTGCGCGAATTCGTCGTTTTGCTCGATCCAGCGCGTCGGCGGCTTGACGCAGCTACACAAATGGCCGAATCGGCTTGGAATATGCGCGTTTATTGGCCGTATTTGCGTAATACGGCACAGGCGCGCGGCGTTTCATGAATCACCGGGTGTGACGTGGGTCACAGTCGATGTTCCGCTCCCGCAGGTCGGGAGCAGTGTCCAAAATGCCATGCGTTCGGAGGGGTGAATCATGAGCGAGCAGAAATTCAGCAAGGTTCTCACACGTACCGTCCTCGTCAGTTGCCTGCTCGCAGGCGCCGTGTCGATGACGGCCTGCAGTGGTCATGGCTCCACCCGCTCCGGCAGCAAGACGGGTACCAGCGTGAGCCCCGGTACGGCCGGCGGTCCCAGCGGCAGCGGTAGCGACGGCTCGGGAAGCGGCGGCTCCGGAAGCGGCGGTACGGGGAGTGGCGGTTCGGAAACGGCAGGCGGGCCTTCGGATACGGGTAGCGCCGGTGGAACGGGCGGCACCGGTAGCACCGGCGGCGACAGCACGGCGGGCGGCCCCAGCGGTACGGGCACCGGCGGCACCGGCGGCGGTACGGGCGGCACAGGCGGTGCCGGCGGTGGAACGGGCGGCACCGGCGGCACGGGAGGCACCGGCGGTGGTACCGGCGGCGACGGTGGCACGGGCGGCGGTACGGGCGGCGGCACCGGCCCGACGACCGCGGCAGCCAGCACGGCCGTCGGATCGCTGGCGACGGGAGCGGGCGGCATCATCGCGGCGATTGGCGGCACGGTGACCGGCGTCGGCGCGCAGTTGCCGACGACCACGGTGCTGGGCGGTACGGCGGGCCTGACCGATGCGTTGAGTTCGGCGGTGCAGGGCGTGGGTGGTGCGGTGACGACGCTCGGCAATGCCACCAGTGGCGGCCTGGGCCAGATCGGCAACATTGCCGATCCGGTTGGTACGACGACGGACAGCCTCGGCAAT
This DNA window, taken from Luteibacter sp. 9135, encodes the following:
- a CDS encoding methyl-accepting chemotaxis protein, giving the protein MVIPKNERSIGFIASAIALVIVLVFHAAWVAPVVVAVLTATWIAISLVPAPLPEVEVVLNSHATSDEASVREAMEDVRSAIVDELGHASRELHQALDLVRDAVAELGGGFNGLSHKTGKQQKLLTEIIESGGQGISVQDFASRTAGLLEHFVGLIVQLSRESLRIVYRIDGMAKEMDAVFALLKNVNTIAEETNLLALNAAIEAARAGESGRGFAVVAGEIRNLAQHSNQFNEKIGTHVERSRTAMEQLRELVGHMASQDMNVALSAKGDIDQMMSTITESNQRTSAAADEAATINRGLGNDVSTTIRSLQFEDILSQLLHQTRSRLVELQEITADCTRDIEELACAPSDPSELGGRAQRVRARLAEQRERARLRARGPALQQSMAAGDIDLF
- a CDS encoding STAS domain-containing protein; the protein is MSINVHNDAEHGCLTLHLGDRFDFSIHRAFHDACLGDVLAARSYVLDLEQVTSMDSSALGMLMLLREHAGGDRAEIRIVNAGADLRNTLRIAGFDKLFTVH